A portion of the Panthera tigris isolate Pti1 chromosome E1, P.tigris_Pti1_mat1.1, whole genome shotgun sequence genome contains these proteins:
- the RAI1 gene encoding retinoic acid-induced protein 1 has product MQSFRERCGFHGKQQNYQQTSQETSRLENYRQPSQAGLSCDRQRLLAKDYYNPQPYPGYEGGAGSAAAAATARGSKGLPSQQSLQGRPAFSGYSVQDSSPYPGRYSGEESLQAWGAPQPPPPQPQPLPGGVGKYEDNLMKKAAVPPGRQYPEQGAQLPFRTHSLHVQQQLPQPQQPLAYPKLQRQKLQNDMASPLPFPQGGHFPQHTQSFPASSTYSSPGQGGGGGGGQGAHSYKSCTAPSAQPHDRPLTATASLAPGQRVQNLHAYQSGRLSYDQQKQQQQQQALQSRHHAQETLHYQNLAKYQHYGQQGPGYCQPDAAVRTPEQYYQTFSPSSGHSPARSVGRSPSYSSTPSPLMPNLESFPYNQQALGTGAFPAGIADHSHFMPLLNPSPTDAAGSVDTQAGNCKPLQKDKLPENLLSDLSLQSLTALTSQVENISNTVQQLLLSKAAVPQKKGVKNLVSRTPEQHKSQHCSPEGSGYSAEPAGTPLSEPLSSTPQSTHAEPPEADYLSGSEDPLERSFLYCSQARGSPARVNSNSKAKPESVSTCSVTSPDDMSTKSDDSFQSLHSSLPLDSFSKFVAGERDCPRLLLSALAQEDLASEILGLQEAIGEKADKAWAEPPGLAKDAGKPPFSLENHSACLDSVAKNAWPRPGEPEALPESLQLDKGGSAKDFSPGLFEDPSVGFATPDPKKTAGPLSFSSKPTLGAAVSDPAAAAFDCFPDTTAAGSADGANPFAWPEENLGDACPRWGLHPSELTKGLEQGGKASDGVGKENAHEASACPVFQEEEPPGEKATVPRDSEQEEAGGVKEEVGGLLQCPEVGKADRWLEEGRHCCSAADFGDLPLLPPTGRKDDLEAEEEYSSLCELLGSPEQRPGMQDPLSPKAPLMCTKEEVEGVLDTKAGWGSPCHLSGESVILLGPTVGAESKVQSWFESSLSHMKPGEEGPDGALAPGDSATLAPDASLAQKPNKPAVPEAPIAKKEPVPRGKSLRSRRVHRGLPEAEDSPCRAPVLPKDLLLPESCTGPPQGQMEGAGAPGRGASEGLPRMCTRSFTALSEPRTPGPPGLTTTPAPPDKLGGKQRAAFKSGKRVGKPSPKAASSPSNPAALPVASDSSPMGSKTKETDSPGTPGKDQRSMILRSRTKTQEVFHSKRRRPSESRLPNCRATKKLLANNHLPATFKVAGSPQKEGRASQRARVPKPGAGSKLSDRPLHSLKRKSAFMAPVPTKKRNLVLRSGGGGDVKEEGAEDSSTLFKRMSSPKKAKPTKGNGEPAVKPPPPETPDACLKLASRAAFQGAMKTKVLPPRKGRGLKLEAIVQKITSPSLKKFACKTPGAPPGNPLSPSLPEKDRGLKSAGGSPVGAGEGLLNVGTGQKLPAASGADPLCRNPTNRSLKGKLLNSKKLSSTDCFKTEAFTSPEALLPGGTALAPKKRSRKGRAGALGLPKGPLEKRPHLGPALLLTPRDRANGTQGGGEDSSGGGGKKPKTEELGLASQSPEGRPCQPQTRAQKQPGHANYASYSKRKRLTRGRAKNTTSSPCKGRAKRRRQQQVLPLDPAEPEIRLKYISSCKRLRADSRTPAFSPFVRVEKRDAFTTICTVVNSPGEEPKPHRKPSSSASSSSSSCSFSLDATGASLATLPGGSVLQPRPSLPLSSTMHLGPVVSKALSTSCLVCCLCQNPANFKDLGDLCGPYYPEHCLPKKKPKLKEKVRPEGTCGEASPPLERTLKDLECAAAAAAAAPGKAPRPDGPADAAKQGSLRTSARGLSRRLQSCYCCDGRGDGGEEVAPADKSRKHDCSKEPPAEPGGDTQEHWVHEACAVWTGGVYLVAGKLFGLQEAMKVAVDMTCSSCQEAGATIGCCHKGCTHTYHYPCASDAGCIFIEENFSLKCPKHKRLPL; this is encoded by the exons ATGCAGTCTTTTCGAGAAAGGTGTGGTTTCCATGGCAAACAACAGAACTACCAGCAGACCTCACAGGAGACATCTCGCCTGGAGAATTACAGACAGCCGAGCCAGGCCGGGCTGAGCTGTGACCGGCAGCGGCTGCTGGCCAAGGACTATTATAACCCGCAGCCGTACCCGGGCTACGAGGGCGGCGCAGGCTCGGCCGCCGCCGCGGCCACCGCGCGGGGCAGCAAGGGGCTCCCCTCCCAGCAGTCCCTGCAGGGCAGGCCGGCCTTCTCGGGCTACAGCGTGCAGGACAGCAGCCCGTACCCCGGCCGCTACTCGGGTGAGGAGAGCCTGCAGGCTTGGGGGGCCCCCCAGCCGCCGCCCCCCCAGCCGCAGCCCCTGCCAGGGGGGGTGGGCAAATATGAGGACAACTTGATGAAAAAGGCCGCGGTGCCCCCCGGCAGGCAGTACCCAGAGCAGGGCGCCCAGCTGCCCTTTCGGACTCACTCCCTGCACGTCCAGCAGCAGCTGCCGcagccccagcagcccctggCGTACCCCAAACTCCAAAGGCAGAAGCTGCAGAACGACATGGCCtcacctctgcccttcccccagggcGGCCACTTCCCCCAGCACACGCAGTCCTTCCCCGCCTCCTCCACCTACTCCTCCCCGGGccagggcggcggcggcggcggcgggcaggGCGCCCACTCCTACAAGAGCTGCACCGCACCGTCCGCCCAGCCCCACGACAGGCCGCTGACCGCCACCGCCAGCCTGGCCCCGGGGCAGCGGGTCCAGAACCTTCACGCCTACCAGTCCGGCCGCCTCAGCTACGACcaacagaagcagcagcagcagcagcaggcccTTCAGAGCCGGCACCACGCCCAGGAAACCCTCCACTACCAAAACCTCGCCAAGTACCAACACTACGGGCAGCAAGGCCCTGGCTACTGCCAGCCGGACGCGGCCGTCAGGACTCCGGAGCAGTACTATCAGACCTTCAGCCCCAGCTCTGGCCACTCGCCCGCTCGCTCCGTGGGCCGCTCCCCCTCCTACAGCTCCACCCCGTCGCCCCTGATGCCCAACCTGGAGAGCTTCCCCTACAACCAGCAGGCGCTCGGCACCGGGGCCTTCCCCGCCGGCATCGCCGACCACAGCCACTTCATGCCCCTGCTCAACCCCTCCCCGACCGACGCCGCCGGCTCGGTGGACACCCAGGCTGGCAACTGCAAGCCGCTGCAGAAGGACAAGCTGCCTGAGAACCTGCTGTCGGATCTCAGCCTGCAGAGCCTCACGGCCCTGACCTCGCAGGTGGAGAACATCTCCAACACGGTCCAGCAGCTGCTGCTCTCCAAGGCGGCCGTGCCGCAGAAGAAGGGCGTCAAGAACCTGGTGTCCAGGACCCCGGAACAGCACAAGAGCCAGCACTGCAGCCCCGAGGGCAGCGGCTACTCGGCCGAGCCGGCGGGCACGCCGCTGTCCGAGCCGCTGAGCAGCACGCCGCAGTCCACGCACGCCGAGCCGCCCGAGGCCGACTACCTGAGCGGCTCCGAGGATCCGCTGGAGCGCAGCTTCCTCTACTGCAGCCAGGCCCGGGGCAGCCCCGCCAGGGTCAACAGCAACTCGAAGGCCAAGCCCGAGTCCGTGTCCACCTGCTCCGTGACGTCGCCCGACGACATGTCCACCAAGTCCGACGACTCCTTCCAGAGTCTGCACAGCAGCCTGCCGCTCGACAGCTTCTCCAAGTTCGTGGCGGGCGAGCGGGACTGCCCGCGGCTGCTGCTCAGCGCCCTGGCGCAGGAGGACCTGGCGTCCGAGATCCTGGGGCTGCAGGAGGCCATCGGCGAGAAGGCCGACAAGGCCTGGGCCGAGCCGCCCGGCCTGGCCAAGGACGCCGGCAAGCCCCCCTTCTCGCTGGAGAACCACAGCGCCTGCCTGGACTCCGTGGCCAAGAACGCGTGGCCGCGGCCAGGGGAGCCGGAGGCCCTGCCCGAGTCCTTGCAGCTGGACAAGGGTGGCAGCGCCAAGGACTTCAGCCCGGGGCTGTTTGAAGACCCCTCTGTGGGCTTCGCCACCCCTGACCCCAAGAAGACGGCCGGTCCCCTCTCCTTCAGCAGCAAGCCCACCCTGGGGGCCGCGGTGTCGGACCCTGCCGCCGCGGCTTTTGACTGCTTCCCGGACACGACCGCCGCCGGCTCCGCGGACGGCGCCAACCCCTTTGCCTGGCCCGAGGAAAACCTGGGGGACGCCTGTCCCCGGTGGGGCCTCCACCCCAGTGAGCTCACCAAGGGCCTGGAGCAGGGCGGGAAGGCCTCGGATGGCGTGGGCAAGGAGAACGCCCACGAGGCTTCGGCCTGCCCGGTCTTCCAGGAGGAGGAGCCCCCCGGGGAGAAGGCCACGGTGCCTCGGGACTCCGAGCAGGAGGAGGCGGGTGGGGTGAAGGAGGAGGTGGGCGGGCTGCTGCAGTGCCCCGAGGTGGGCAAGGCCGACAGGTGGCTGGAGGAGGGCCGGCACTGCTGCTCAGCGGCCGACTTCGGGGACCTCCCCCTGCTGCCACCCACCGGGAGGAAAGACGACCTGGAGGCCGAGGAGGAGTACTCCTCCCTGTGTGAGCTCCTGGGCAGCCCCGAGCAGAGGCCCGGCATGCAGGACCCGCTGTCGCCGAAGGCCCCGCTGATGTGCAccaaggaggaggtggagggggtgcTGGACACCAAGGCCGGCTGGGGCTCCCCGTGCCACCTCTCCGGGGAGTCTGTCATTTTGCTGGGCCCCACCGTGGGCGCGGAGTCGAAGGTCCAGAGTTGGTTCGAGTCCTCCCTGTCCCACATGAAGCCAGGCGAAGAAGGACCCGACGGGGCGCTGGCTCCAGGGGACTCCGCCACCCTGGCCCCGGACGCCTCCCTGGCCCAGAAGCCGAACAAGCCCGCTGTGCCCGAGGCTCCCATTGCCAAGAAAGAGCCTGTGCCGCGCGGCAAAAGTTTACGGAGCCGGCGGGTGCACCGGGGGCTGCCCGAGGCCGAGGACTCCCCGTGCAGGGCACCTGTGCTGCCCAAAGACCTCCTGCTCCCCGAATCCTGCACGGGGCCCCCCCAGGGACAGATGGAAGGAGCAGGAGCCCCGGGTCGGGGGGCCTCAGAAGGGCTCCCCAGGATGTGCACACGCTCCTTCACGGCCCTGAGTGAGCCCCGCACACCTGGACCCCCGGgcctcaccaccacccccgcgCCCCCAGACAAACTGGGGGGCAAGCAGCGAGCCGCCTTCAAGTCTGGCAAGCGGGTGGGCAAGCCGTCACCCAAGGCGGCATCCAGCCCCAGTAACCCGGCCGCCCTGCCCGTGGCCTCCGACAGCAGCCCCATGGGCTCCAAGACCAAGGAAACAGACTCGCCCGGCACCCCGGGCAAGGACCAGCGCTCCATGATCCTGCGGTCCCGCACGAAAACCCAGGAAGTGTTCCACTCCAAGAGACGGCGGCCCTCAGAGAGCCGGCTCCCCAACTGCCGTGCCACCAAGAAGCTCCTCGCCAACAACCACCTGCCCGCCACGTTCAAGGTCGCCGGCAGCCCCCAGAAGGAGGGCAGGGCCAGCCAGCGGGCGAGGGTCCCCAAGCCCGGGGCAGGCAGCAAGCTCTCCGATCGGCCCCTCCACTCACTCAAAAGGAAGTCAGCCTTCATGGCGCCTGTCCCCACCAAGAAGCGGAACCTGGTTTTGCGTAGCGGCGGTGGGGGGGACGTGAAGGAGGAGGGAGCCGAGGACTCCTCCACCCTCTTCAAGAGGATGTCTTCCCCCAAGAAGGCCAAGCCCACCAAGGGCAACGGTGAGCCCGCCGTGAAGCCCCCGCCCCCGGAGACCCCGGATGCCTGCCTGAAGCTCGCCTCGCGGGCGGCCTTCCAGGGGGCCATGAAGACCAAGGTGCTGCCGCCCCGGAAGGGCCGGGGCCTGAAGTTGGAGGCCATCGTGCAGAAGATCACCTCGCCCAGCCTGAAAAAGTTTGCGTGCAAAACGCCGGGGGCCCCTCCTGGTAATCCTCTGAGCCCATCTCTCCCTGAGAAGGACCGAGGGCTCAAGAGCGCCGGGGGCAGCCCAGTTGGGGCAGGCGAAGGTCTCTTAAATGTGGGCACCGGGCAGAAGCTCCCAGCAGCTTCGGGGGCCGACCCGTTATGCAGAAATCCAACCAACAGATCCTTAAAAGGCAAACTCCTGAACAGTAAGAAACTGTCCTCGACTGACTGTTTCAAAACTGAGGCCTTCACGTCCCCGGAGGCCCTGTTGCCCGGGGGGACTGCCCTGGCGCCTAAGAAGAGAAGCCGGAAAGGCAGGGCCGGAGCCCTCGGACTCCCTAAAGGTCCCCTGGAGAAGCGGCCCCACCTAGGCCCGGCTCTGCTCCTGACTCCCCGAGACAGGGCCAATGGCACTCAGGGGGGCGGTGAGGACAGCTCCGGTGGAGGAGGCAAGAAGCCAAAGACGGAGGAGCTGGGCCTGGCCTCCCAGTCCCCTGAGGGCCGGCCCTGCCAGCCCCAGACAAGGGCGCAGAAGCAGCCGGGCCATGCCAACTACGCCAGCTATTCCAAGCGCAAGCGCCTCACTCGGGGCCGGGCCAAGaacaccacctcctccccctgtAAGGGGCGCGCcaagcggcggcggcagcagcaggtGCTGCCCCTGGATCCCGCAGAGCCTGAAATCCGCCTCAAGTACATTTCCTCCTGCAAGCGGCTTCGAGCAGACAGCCGCACCCCGGCCTTCTCGCCCTTTGTGCGGGTGGAGAAGAGAGACGCGTTCACCACCATATGCACTGTCGTCAACTCCCCGGGGGAGGAGCCCAAGCCCCACAGGAagccttcctcctctgcctcctcttcctcatcctcgTGCTCCTTCTCCTTGGATGCGACCGGGGCCTCCCTGGCCACGCTCCCCGGAGGCTCTGTCCTGCAGCcacgcccctccctgcccctgtcctccACCATGCATCTGGGGCCCGTGGTTTCCAAGGCCCTGAGTACCTCTTGCCTTGTTTGCTGCCTCTGCCAAAACCCGGCCAACTTCAAGGACCTCGGGGACCTCTGTGGGCCCTACTACCCCGAACACTGCCTCCCCAAAAAGAAGCCAAAACTCAAGGAGAAGGTGCGGccggagggcacctgtggggaggCCTCGCCGCCCCTCGAGAGAACACTCAAAGACCTTGAatgtgccgccgccgccgccgccgccgcccctggAAAAGCCCCGAGGCCCGACGGCCCGGCCGACGCCGCCAAGCAGGGCTCCCTGCGCACCAGCGCCCGGGGCCTGTCCCGGCGGCTGCAGAGCTGTTACTGCTGCGACGGTCGGGGGGATGGGGGCGAGGAGGTGGCCCCAGCTGACAAGAGCCGCAAGCATGACTGCAGCAAGGAGCCGCCGGCAGAGCCTGGCGGGGACACCCAGGAGCACTGGGTGCACGAGGCCTGCGCCGTGTGGACGGGCGGGGTCTACCTGGTAGCCGGGAAGCTCTTTGGGCTGCAGGAGGCCATGAAGGTGGCCGTGGACATG ACCTGTTCCAGCTGCCAAGAAGCCGGGGCCACCATCGGGTGCTGTCACAAGGGATGCACCCACACCTACCATTACCCGTGTGCCAGCGATGCGG GTTGCATATTCATCGAAGAGAACTTTTCTTTGAAGTGTCCCAAACATAAG AGGCTGCCGTTGTAA